A genome region from Rhodopseudomonas boonkerdii includes the following:
- a CDS encoding alpha/beta fold hydrolase — translation MSASHDYDVFDAGTVTLQSGTAFGLKLAYKTYGRLNNDRSNAILYPTSFAAQHTDIEWLIESGAALDPDRYFIIIPNLFGNGLSSSPSNTPGNDYPEISYHDANAVQHRLVTEHFGISRLAMVYGWSMGGMQAYHWAARYPDMVGRAAVVCGSARCSPFNAVFLESVRAALTADPAFVDGRFVTRPARGLRAMGRVYAGWAMSHGFYRDELWREIGFTSLEDYLSRSWDVAFAHRDANNILAQLWTWQNGDISKCAEFGGDFAKAMAAIKAPVLLMPGATDDYFQVGDNEAELPLLVNARTAELSPIPSLHGHRAGNPIKNPADKAFLNARIKAFLNS, via the coding sequence ATGAGCGCATCACACGACTATGACGTCTTCGACGCCGGCACCGTCACACTGCAATCCGGCACAGCCTTTGGATTGAAGCTCGCCTACAAGACCTATGGCCGGCTGAACAACGACAGATCCAACGCCATTCTTTATCCGACCTCCTTTGCAGCACAGCACACCGACATCGAGTGGTTGATTGAGTCCGGCGCCGCGCTCGATCCCGATCGCTATTTCATCATCATTCCGAACCTGTTCGGCAACGGCCTGTCGTCTTCGCCGTCGAACACACCGGGCAACGATTATCCCGAGATCAGCTATCACGATGCCAACGCGGTTCAGCATCGTCTCGTGACCGAGCATTTCGGCATTTCCCGCCTCGCCATGGTTTATGGCTGGTCGATGGGTGGCATGCAGGCTTATCACTGGGCTGCGCGCTATCCGGACATGGTCGGGCGCGCTGCCGTGGTCTGCGGCAGCGCGCGTTGCTCGCCGTTCAACGCCGTGTTTCTGGAAAGCGTCCGCGCCGCCCTGACGGCCGATCCGGCCTTCGTCGATGGCCGTTTCGTCACCCGTCCGGCCAGGGGTCTGCGCGCCATGGGCCGTGTCTATGCGGGCTGGGCGATGTCCCACGGCTTCTATCGCGACGAACTGTGGCGCGAGATCGGATTCACCTCGCTGGAAGACTATCTCAGCCGTTCCTGGGACGTCGCCTTCGCGCATCGCGACGCCAACAATATCCTGGCGCAGTTGTGGACCTGGCAGAATGGCGACATCAGCAAATGCGCCGAGTTCGGCGGCGACTTTGCGAAAGCCATGGCCGCGATCAAGGCCCCGGTCCTGCTGATGCCCGGCGCAACGGACGATTATTTCCAGGTCGGCGACAACGAGGCCGAGCTGCCACTGCTGGTCAATGCCCGCACGGCCGAACTCTCCCCGAT
- a CDS encoding alpha/beta fold hydrolase, with protein sequence MPTITTKDGTEIFYKDWGSGQPIVFHHGWPLSADDWDAQMMFFLNNGYRVVAHDRRGHGRSTQTATGNEMDTYAADVIELAEALDLKDAVHIGHSTGGGEVARYVARATKGRVAKAVLIGAVPPIMVKTANNPGGLPIEVFDGFRSALVANRAQFFVDVPAGPFYGFNRAGSKVSQGVIDNWWRQGMMGGAKAHYDCIKAFSETDFTEDLKTIDVPVLVMHGDDDQIVPIADSAELSIKLLKHGTLKVYPGFPHGMCTTHADVINPDLLAFVRS encoded by the coding sequence ATGCCGACGATCACCACCAAGGACGGGACGGAAATCTTCTACAAGGACTGGGGCTCCGGGCAGCCGATCGTCTTTCATCACGGCTGGCCGTTGAGCGCAGATGACTGGGATGCCCAGATGATGTTCTTTCTGAACAACGGCTACCGGGTCGTCGCTCATGACCGCCGCGGTCACGGACGTTCGACCCAGACTGCCACCGGCAATGAGATGGACACCTATGCAGCCGATGTGATCGAACTCGCCGAAGCGCTGGATCTGAAAGACGCCGTGCATATCGGCCACTCCACCGGCGGCGGCGAGGTGGCGCGTTATGTGGCACGCGCGACGAAGGGCCGGGTGGCGAAGGCGGTGCTCATCGGAGCGGTGCCGCCGATCATGGTGAAGACCGCGAACAATCCGGGCGGCCTGCCGATCGAGGTGTTCGACGGCTTCCGCTCTGCGCTGGTGGCCAACCGCGCGCAGTTCTTCGTCGATGTCCCAGCTGGGCCATTTTATGGTTTCAATCGCGCCGGCTCGAAGGTCTCGCAGGGAGTGATCGACAACTGGTGGCGTCAAGGCATGATGGGGGGCGCCAAGGCGCATTACGATTGCATCAAGGCATTTTCCGAGACCGACTTCACCGAGGACCTGAAGACGATCGATGTGCCCGTGCTTGTCATGCATGGCGATGACGACCAGATCGTGCCGATCGCGGATTCGGCCGAGCTGTCGATCAAGCTCCTCAAGCACGGCACGCTGAAAGTCTATCCGGGCTTCCCGCACGGCATGTGCACGACCCATGCGGATGTCATCAATCCTGATCTGCTCGCCTTCGTGCGGAGTTGA